The nucleotide sequence TTCAAACTGGTTTCTAATGTTGTTGTCCATTTTAAGAGTATCTAAAATGAATTTAGAATCATTTCGGAACGTCTCCATTTTTCCGATATAATCAATTTTGTGTTCACAAGGTGCACAGTGTTCATACATTGAGAAAAAATGACGGTCTCGTCTGTCCGGTGTCTTTTCCAATGCAATTATGTAATTGATAAATTCGGCAAATGTGACGTCATGGCCACACGACCTTTTAGCTTCAGGGTAACTGAGGCGTTTTGCAGGAATACCGACAGCCTTCCAATACATAACATTTGGATTAAATAATTTATCTATATATCCAGAAAACAGTCGATTATAAGGATCTCGAACAAACAagaatttaaaataatgtttgaattTGTCTTCTGCTACCCCAAGATTGGTAATGCTTGGTAGTCCCCTTGTTCCTGGTGTTGTCTGGTTGAATATGATCCTTTTCCAGAACGTTGAAGCTGCCTTTTGAATTTGACAGAATATTAAATTATGACGATCACTAACAAATGTGTTGAAAATGTAAGGATTCCTCTTCGACTTATGTTTGAAGGTATTTGGTTTCTGTTTACAAATTCTCGACAGCCTATCTAGTCTTTGTTTATTATTATCTAGATTGATAAGCTCCGTATTCAATACCTGTAATACAGTATACACTTTttaataatatgataaaaattcaaatagtttttaacCAGTGTTtagaacatataaaaaaatatgaagataacGAAATCAGACCATAAAGCTAGTTAAAAAGCTGTCCCTGTATGACATAAGTAAAAAcaacttgtggagagttgtctcattggcaatcatgtcacatcttctttttttatattcaaacaaGAAATTGACGGgctaaattaatttcaaaacaataaacgtaaaacaaatatgttatgcAGGAAAAAAATTACAACCACAAATTACAAGCTCCTTGATAGGAACACACAggatgtggcggggttaaacctgtTTACTGGTGCCAAACCCATTCCTTAACCGTGGACAAAGAGGCACAGAAAACAATCTATATAGAAATCTGTTGAAAATTGCTTGTCTCATTATATcgaaacaaaacacacaaaaaactacTCACAAAAGGACTTAAGGCATAGAGCACACATAGCTCAAATTCAAGTCAAGCTCTAATGATATTAGTTAATGTTCTCATCAATGATCGAAAGATCAAAAGGAGGATTAAAGTTATAACGATAACAAGAAGCAATCACACATTCCGAACAGAACATGCCGtttttgttgaagaccgtactttaacctataatgatttactttttacaaaCCAATGATATGTGTTGTTTTTCAATTCCAACTATGATAACAAATAACTTTCACACGTTACTGTATAATACACAGCCACTCACGGTCGAAATAGGGACGTTAGAATCTGATGTTGCGCGTAGAGAAAGTGACACAATCTCCGACCTTGATAAACCCTAGAAAGTTTAACAATACAAAAGGGTTCCGTAGCTGGCCAGTTGTAAAACGCAATTTTGTCACTATCTAAAACACCTCCATTAAGGAACATGTGATGATTGTAAAAGACTCACCTTTGTGGCTGTGGTACTGTAGTCGTCGTTTTTGCAACTACCACATTCGGTAGTGGATGCCTGAAATACAAGAAATTTGAAACAATGCTTTTGGTACCAAAAGTATGATTTGTTTCAAGATCGACCCTGAATGTCTAGAGCTAAAATGTATAAACTCATCTATGCAAGTCATCAATTGACactttaaatttgtaaattttgtacatttttcaaaCCAGATTTCacgcaaattaaaaaaaaaaaccgcataatttaaatcaattttacaTTGTTATCTTTATCATTGGCTTTGTAGCCAGTGCATGCACGTGGACTCAACATGACCAATTGTACCATTGACTCTATGGCCAGTGCTCGTGAACTACAAATGACCGATTGAACAATTAAATCGGTAACAAGTGATCTCGAACTACAAATGGTCAAAGATATCCTTAGGCTGATAGCTGTAGCATTAGTCGTTAGCCCGTCAGCAATTTGTTGTGCTTTGAAATGATTTTCTATTTGACTTTATTGCTCAGCAAAGCCTGAgactttattgttttttgtttcgaGCACCCCTCATGAGAAGTTATTAGCCTGCGcatgtgatacatgtacatatcgaAATATCTAGAACCAAAAAGTGGTAAACAGTTGATGTTGCTGAGTCATTAGTTTTTCATGTAGTGGTCGTCTTTTCGTCATATTTCGTTTATGACTAATATTTGTCGGTCTCTCTCACACTTATGACTAATATTTGTCGGTCTCTCTCACACTTATGACTAATATTTGTCGGTCTCTCTCACACTTATGACTAATATTTGTCGGTCTCTCTCCCACTTATGAGTTCTGGTTCTCCCtttgatacatttgtacatcttTAATATGTCAATGTTTGTAtcttgtcagtttgttttagtaCGTAGTGAAAGTGTTCTCAAAGAATTCGATTGTACATGTACCAGAATATCTAAAGCATTTCAACTGATGTATGCAAATGACTAAACTGCTTTTAATTTAAACGGAAGGAGTTATTATATTAGTCAAATTTGATACACATCTAAAATGGTTATATGTTCAAAATATCAACTTGCTCAATTCCACCTCTTTTCTTAAATATCTCTTTGGGTTGTGATTTGATCATAATGTGATGCTAGGACAAATACTAGTACACATCGCGTCTTACatatgtttgcgcctgtcccaagtcaggagcctctggcctgtgCTAGCCTttcgtgttctttttttttttaattttagttcatttatatgtttttgagtttagtatAAGGTTCATTTTCACTTTATAgagcaggattttctcgctgtgttgaagaaaCATTGGGGATCTTGGGctttttctgctctatggtcgggttgttgtctttttgacagattccccatttctattttcATCTTCCTATGTTTCTTTACACCATTGAACAGGCCAGAACACCAAACACACACCAGCAATCTAGACTATTATAGGGAAATACTTGAAGTAtacttacatttattttaatcatGGGTTCTGTAAtagatttcatttttttgaaatcaaGGTAAAGTCTTCTTTCTTGCGTGTGATGCCAATTGGTCAATTCTGAGTAGGAAACTGGTAATTGgataattatacaattattttctatGACGTATTACAGAGACATCTGCGTAGCGTTTTTGACAGTTAAAAGTAAATTACAACATGCATTGTATAGTAGCATGTTtatgtttcacaaaaaaaaaaaaaaacttttgacaGGATAAAAGGTTTTCATTCATAAGAAGAGATGTGATGTTATGTAATACcgttttaaaaatatttgccGAGAGTAACACTAACATGTGgtttttcaaatgtaaattaaacGAAAAATCTTGTTTTACATCCACTATTTTTCAAATAAGAACCACTTAGATTCGCGTCAagtaaattttaacatttaatatttttccGGATCATAAACGcactttatttcattttggtTAATTCCTAGTTTAAGATAATAACATACCCTTTTCTCTGAGAAGAAGACATATGGCCATCCCTGAAAAAACTGCCATGTAAATTTTAATTCGGCAGCGACACATCTTCATCTTTTGTTGATTTACGACACTAGCAGTATATTGCATTTTATATCGCTTTGTTTACATGtgtttgataaatattgaataatGCATATGCCATATATAATATTTAAGGCCATACAGAGGAAATTATCTTTAACATACTATAGATGGTGAACAAGTCGTTACTATTAATAAGTCTGTATTTTAAAACTGAcgtagttttaaatgaaaaaaaaaccaaacttatTTATTAAGTACTTTCGAAGTGCTTGtctctggatttaccttcacaaAAACCCCCAAAATCTAGAAAGCCAAAGATGTATAAACGTTTGACTAGCAAAGAAATTACAAGTTCAAAGAAGGGACatacaaaatagtaaaaataatgTAACAGTTGTAATATTCTTAAAGTATTAATAACTGTTACAATATATCTTactaaactttatttatttagtaCTTCCGAAGTGCTTGtctctggatttaccttcacaaAGAACCCAAAAATCTAGAAAGCCAAAGATGTATTAACATTAATTTTGACTAGGAAAGAAGTTATATGTTCAAACAAGGGACatacaaaaaatagtaaaaataatgTAACAGTTGTAATATTCTTAATTTATGAATAACAGTCACAACATATCTTACTAAACTTTAAATTGATcccgtttacttttaataaatcACCGATAAGTATTAAAGTCATAAGCGTTAAAACAAAATGACTCATTAAGCATCTTTTAAGgcatagatatatatataccatagccgtatttggcacaactttttggaattttggatccccaatgctcttaaactttgtactgtttagccttataaatattttgatgtgagcgtcactgatgagtcttatgtagacgaaacgagcgtctgacgtactatattataatcctggtacctttgataactaatcaaATCATTTTCCTTACGTAGGATTTTTGATTGATTGTGAAtttttgcattttgtagtttGATTTAACGTGTTCTGTTATGTTCTGAATGGCTAGTTTTATTTGATGAATGCCATCAGTGGAGCAGAACATggttaccctttcggagcacctgagttcTCCGGGTTTTAATTTGATTCGTCTTGCATATTTTCAAGTTTCAACTGTTGTGTTTAATTGACAGCTTTTTgtgtaaattttcttttttgttgtcgCTTTTTCTTTCCATATTTTTTTACTGTCAACTTTCTGTCTGTTCTTtaattttatacgactgtcatacaagtgagaggtttagctagctataaaaccaggtttaatccaccattttctacataaggacaTCGACctgtcagaaatatgacagttgttgtccattcgtttgatgtgttagatcttttgattttgccatttgattggggactttctgtgttgaattttcctcggagttcagtatttttgtgattttccttttttctcCTTTATACTCAATTGTCATCAAAACGCAATGTTAGTCACTAGCTGATATAAAAACAATCAGGTTTTGctttcagaaaaaaacatatctttttaTAAGTAAAAAGTTAAGCTGTTCTAGTAAGGCATTACGTATATAATTGATTGGTTGTTGATGGCTAaaggtccagtggcaaatagtgcATTCATGTTCTGGCTGAATTTCGTATAGTA is from Mytilus galloprovincialis chromosome 6, xbMytGall1.hap1.1, whole genome shotgun sequence and encodes:
- the LOC143081065 gene encoding uncharacterized protein LOC143081065 encodes the protein MVQLVMLSPRACTGYKANDKDNNASTTECGSCKNDDYSTTATKVLNTELINLDNNKQRLDRLSRICKQKPNTFKHKSKRNPYIFNTFVSDRHNLIFCQIQKAASTFWKRIIFNQTTPGTRGLPSITNLGVAEDKFKHYFKFLFVRDPYNRLFSGYIDKLFNPNVMYWKAVGIPAKRLSYPEAKRSCGHDVTFAEFINYIIALEKTPDRRDRHFFSMYEHCAPCEHKIDYIGKMETFRNDSKFILDTLKMDNNIRNQFEYMLSNSSINEIINIANRLFQFKTKILKCMTMYDAVLRIWRQLQIKGILSRQIVIPFKPDTVVKLTKSKFIKTVLEAYKSSKSDVSKKNNKQDAFSEAYSTVPRQTLMRLKQVVENDCLLFGYETEPKRVFNAQSFVKSNFFKL